A region of the Mytilus trossulus isolate FHL-02 chromosome 11, PNRI_Mtr1.1.1.hap1, whole genome shotgun sequence genome:
ttgtgttactatcttaatcactataagagcaaacaaatattcaaacaaatatttacctTGGCACCATACTACAATGACAGGGAGTACAGATTCACGtgatatgtatcaaagaaacacaaaaaggcatcaAGACAAGGTATATAAGCACAAATGAAAGATCAGATtacaaaattatcataaaacCGGATGACGGAATATAAAAGAACAGAGCAACtacatatgtaacaaagaaacacaaaaaggcatatagacaacgCATATTACAtgtagcaaaaatgaaagaaaaaaatacaaaaattttcatagaacaataacacaatgacggaatATAAAAGTACAGAGCAACTAcattatgtaacaaaaaaacacaacaagGCATATATACAACGCACATTACATgtagtaaaaatgaaagaaaaaaatacaaaaattttcttagaacaataacacaatgacggaatATAAAAGTACAGAGCAACtacatatgtaacaaagaaacacaaaaaggcatatagacaacgCATATTACAtgtagcaaaaatgaaagacaagaatacaaagtAATCATAAAACCAAAACACAATGACGGAATATAAAATTACAGAGTAACTACAtctgtaacaaagaaacactaaaaggcatatagacaacgCATATTACAtgtagcaaaaatgaaaaacaagaatacaaaattatcataaaacCATAACAAAATGACGGAATATAAAAGTACAGAGCAACtacatatgtaacaaagaaacactgaaaggcatatagacaacgCATATTACAtgtagcaaaaatgaaagacaagaatacaaaaattgtcatagatcaataacacaatgacgggatgtatatgAGTACAGAGAAACGTCAAATGGATACCACCAAACAAACGTAAAATGGATACTACCAAACATAGACCAAACAGCAAAAGTGATATAGTCATAGAGACAGGCAAAAGAATACCATAACACGCCACCAAATTCGACGTCAGTACCCAGCATATATAATGCTGTTCCTCGTCggttttatatatgaaaaaattaagaaGACAAATATATCTCTAGTATTAAATtgtagcatttaaaaaaaaaaaaatcctttcgtCAATGACCGCTTTGTGAATAATCGTAACACCattaattttacataaaataaataatcttgcTTTGTTTCGGATCATACATTGGCTTTAACGATAATGTCTCTTGGACTATTTTAATTGATGTATTGAAaccaaatataatgaaattataaCCCTACCTGTAACAACTATATTCAGTAATCTATGTATTACGATCATTTCAACTAGATAATGAGTTCTTTTCAGGTCAAGGGTAAATCACAGTATGGTTTTATCAGACAAAAGTAGGATTTTAACTTAGATTTATTATCAAAGATTGTTAGCACTGTTCAATTCGATTTAGATAATACGATGACGCAAATAGCAAAAGCCATTAAATATTCGATTCGGTAAACATATCGATATAACGTAAGAAGCTTcaattctttcttttgtttgaaCGTTTGGTACTAATTTCAAAACGCCCGATTCGCAATTGATTGCGGGTTAATACATTTTACTAAACCAACTGACATGACAGCGTATTTATACATCTAGCAGAACCAAACACACGTGACAAGAATATACATCCGTACAGCAAAACGGACGAAATCTAGAGTGTATTTGTACATCAACACCACTAAACGGACATTCTACACAGCCATATAAACGTGACTTCCAAACAAACATTCAACGTACCCAACCGAACGTGACTTACAAACAAATATTCTACGTACCCAACCGAACGTGACTTCAAAACAAACATTCTACGTACCCAAGCGAGCGTGACTTCCAAACAAACATTATACACACCTAAGCAAACGTGACTTCCAAACAAACATTCTACGTACCCAAGCAAACATGACTTCCAAACAAACATTCTACGTAACCAACCGAACTTGACTTCCAAACAAACATTCTACACACCCAAGCAAATGTGACTTCCAAACTAAAATTCTACACACCCAAGCGAACGTGACTTCCAAACAAACATTCTACACACCCAAGCGAACGTGACTTCCAAACAAACATTCTACACACCTAAGCGAACGTGACTTCCAAACACACATTCTACGTACCCAACCGAACGTGACTTCCAAACAAACATTCTATGTACCCAATCGAACGTGACTTCCAAACAAACATTCCACGTACCCAACCGAACGTTACTTCCAAACAAACATTCTACACATCCAAGCTAACGTGACTTCCAAACAAACATTCTACACATCCAAGCGAACGTGACTTCCAAAAAAACTTTCTACACACCCAAGCGAACGTGACTTCCAAACAAACAGTCTACAATCCTAAGCGAACGTGACTTCCAAACAAACATTCTACACACATAAGCGAACGTGACTTCCAAACAAACATTCTACGTACCCAATCGAACGTGACTTCCAAACAAACATTCTACGTACCCAATCGAACGTGACTTCCAAACAAACATTCTACGTACCAAACCGAACTTGATTTCCAAACAAACATTCTACAAACCCAACCGAACGTGACTTCCAAACAAACGTTCTTCACATCCAACCGAACATAACTTCCAAAACAAACATTCTACACATCCAAGGAATGCAAGAGTAACAGAATACAGAAGGACAATCaacgaacaaaagacaaatacatAAGAACCATTTATCCCAAAAAATCAGGGGCTTCGTCTGATGGAGAACAGAACTTTCTTCTTGCAAGGCAGTCGCCTTGAACACAATATGATATGGAGACAAgcgtttggttttaaaatttcctatacatgaggcatttgcctcaatGCAGTTACGGCCCTGTAATAGAAGTGAGGCAAGTGTTCCTGAGAAAATATACCTAAAGTTATAATTGAAAGCaattttcagacatttcaaGTACAAGTATatctaaataatatttatactgTTATTATTAAAAGATTTGGGAAGTGTTTCccgattttatttttgaaaaagatgaATTTATGAAGAATCTGGTGCCATCTCATACTTTCGATTAtacctgctgagttatttattttcaatacatggcaagtcaggtaatttattttccaaCTACCACAGAACACACcatttattttgtgattatcaaggctgagttatttattttcaaaaaacgTGTTTTCccctttttcattaaaataaaacaacgtTTATCGGTAATTTTAGATGCTAGAAATGTTACATTGAGAAAATTGCAatcatgcatttattttattttagagtgTAACAATGTTTGACTTTTAAATAGCAACAGTATCGTTTGATAATAGTATTTGAcacaaaataatattcaaaacatatttttatatatattcaaaaaaatgttatttacttAACTCATTTCGCGAGattaataaactcattatagttACCaggtttgaaattttgtatattcgTCTTTCCTCTACATGagactcataagtcgaaaatgaagagcattggggaccaAAAATTCATGAACGCCATATACAGCTAAGGTTGCCATTAAAAGATAGCCAGGCGAGTCACAAATCACGGTTATTTGATGTAACACATTTTCAATTCAATCTTGAGAAGCAATTGTAATGgaaatattgtaaatgttttctttcatCTCTTTGGGTCCACTTCCATGCAACGATTTATTCTTTCTCGTTTTACAGTTAATGTATATTCTGTAGATAATAGTAAATATTAAAAGGGAGATAATGCTAAATATTCCAAAGATCAAAGAAAAGACAACTATTTTTGTTGCATCATCCGTTTCAAAGGATAGATAAATTAAAGTCGTTGATAGGGCAACATTTTGCGATGATACTTCAATACCGATGGTTCTGCATTGTTTGGGAGAAAAACATGCAATTCTGGAACCTGCATATCCAACAGACATTCCAAACCACGGAAGTATAATTGCTAGAAGAATCATTTTCCAATCCGAACGGAACAATCCAGGATAGAGATAAAGATTGATGGCAATCACTATTACAATGAAAAGAATCCCAAGTACTCCACCAGCCTGTAAAacatattgatttaaattaatACTACAATGAAAAGCATTCCAATCACTCCACCAGCCTGCAAAACATATTGATGGTAattattattacaataaaaagcATCACAAGCACTCCACAAACctgcaaaaaatattgatggcAATTATTACTACAATGAAAAGCATCACAAGCACTCCACCAGCCTGCCAAAAATATTGATGGTAATTATTATTACAATGAAAAGCATTGCAGGCACTCCACCAGCctgcaaaaaatattgatggtaattattataacaatgaaaagcaTCCCAAGCACTCCTCCAGCctgcaaaaaatattgatggtAATTATTACTACAATGAAAGCATCCCAAGCACTCCTCCAGcctacaaaaaatattgatgataaTTATTACTACAAAGAAAGCATCCCAAGCACTCCACCAGCCTGCAAAAATATTGATGGTAATTATTACTACCATGAAAAGCATCCCAAGCACTCCACCAGcctgcaaaaaaatattgatggtaATTATCACTACAATGAAAGCATCCCGAGCACTCCACCAGCCTGCAAAAATATTGATGGTAATTATTATTACAATGAAAGCATCCCGAGCACTCCACCAGCCTGCCAAAAATATTGATGGTAATTATTATTACAATGAAAGCATTCCAAGCTCTCCACCAGCCTGCAAAACATGTTGATGTTAATTAATACTAAAATGAAAAGCATTCCAATCACTCCACCAGCCTGCAAAACATATTGATGTTAATTAATACTAAAATGAAAAGCATTCCAATCACTCCACCAGCCTGCAAAACATATTGATGTTAATTAATACTAAAATGAAAAGCATTCCAATCACTCCACCAGCCTGCAAAACATATTGATGGTAGTTATTATTACAATGAAAAGCATCCCAAACACTCCACCAGCCTGCAAAAAATAGTGGTGGTAATTATTACTACAATGAAAGCATTCCAAGCACTCCACCGGCCTGCCAAAAATATTGATGGTAATTATTACTACAATGAAAGCATTCCAGGTACTCCACCAGCctgcaaaaaatattgatggtAATTATTACTACAATGAAAGCATCCCAAGCACTCCTCCAGcctacaaaaaatattgatgataaTTATTACTACAAAGAAAGCATCCCAAGCACTCCACCAGCCTGCAAAAATATTGATGGTAATTATTACTACCATGAAAAGCATCCCAAGCACTCCACCAGcctgcaaaaaaatattgatggtaATTATCACTACAATGAAAGCATCCCGAGCACTCCACCAGcctgcaaaaaaatattgatggtaATTATTACTACAATGAAAGCATTCCAGGTACTCCACCAGCctgcaaaaaatattgatggtAATTATTACTACAATGAAAGCATCCCAAGCACTCCTCCAGcctacaaaaaatattgatgataaTTATTACTACAAAGAAAGCATCCCAAGCACTCCACCAGCCTGCAAAAATATTGATGGTAATTATTACTACCATGAAAAGCATCACAAGCACTCCACCAGCCTGCAAAAATATTGATGGTAATTATTATTACAATGAAAGCATTCCAAGCTCTCCACCAGCCTGCAAAACATATTGATGTTAATTAATACTAAAATGGAAAGCATTCCAATCACTCCACCAGCCTGCAAAACATATTGATGTTAATTAATACTAAAATGAAAAGCATTCCAATCACTCCACCAGCCTGCAAAACATATTGATGGTAGTTATTATTACAATGAAAAGCATCCCAAACACTCCACCAGCCTGCAAAAAATATTGGTGGTAATTATTATTACAATGAAAGCATCCCAAGCACTCCTCCAGCctgcaaaaaatattgatggtAATTATTACTACAATGAAAGCATTCCAAGCACTCCACCGTCCTGCCAAAAATATTGATGGTAATTATTACTACAATGAAAGCATTCCAGGTACTCCACCAGCctgcaaaaaatattgatggtAATTATTACTACAATGAAAGCATTCCAGGTACTCCACCAGCCTGCCAAAAATTTTGATGGTAATTATTACTACAATGAAAGCATTCCAGGTACTCCACCAGCCTGCCAAAAATATTGATGGGAATTATTACTGCAATGAAAGCATTCCAAGCACTCCACCAGCCTGCCAAAAATATTAATGGGAATTATTACTGCAATGAAAGCATCCCAAGCACTCCACCAGCCTGCCAAAAATATTGATGGTAATTATTACTACAATGAAAGCATTCCAAGCACTCCACCGGCCTGCAAAAAACATGATGGTAATTATTACTAAAATGAAAGCATCCCAAGCACTCCACCAGCctgcaaaaaatattgatggtAATTATTACTACAATGAAAGCATTCCAAGCACTCCACCAGCctgcaaaaaatattgatggtAATTATTACTACAATGAAAGCATCCCAAGCACTCCTCCAGcctacaaaaaatattgatgataaTTATTACTACAAAGAAAGCATCCCAAGCACTCCACCAGCCTGCAGTAATATTGATGGTAATTATTACTACAATGAAAGCATCCCAAGCACTCCTATAGcctacaaaaaatattgatgttaaTTATTACTACAAAGAAAGCATCCCAAGCACTCCACCAGGctgcaaaaaatattgatggtAATTATTACTACAATGAAAGCATTCCAAGCTCTCCACCAGCCTGCAAAAATATTGATGGTAATTATTACTACAATGAAAGCATTCTAATCATTCACCAGCctgcaaaaaatattgatggtAATTATTACTACAATGAAAGCATCCCAAGCACTCCACCAGCCTGCCAGAAAAAAATGATGGTAATTATTACTACAATGAAAAACGTCCCAATATAAAAGCACTCCACAAGCCTGCAAAACATATTGATAGCAATTACTACTACAATGCAAAGCATCCAAAGCACTCCACAAGCCTGCAAAAGATTATTATAAAGAGTTATATATACAccgggtgccacatgtagatCAGTGTCTGTTTTACCTTTTCAGAACAAATGAGATGCCCTGGTTTTTGACGGGGATTGTTTAACTTttgttcagtctttagttttataataataataataaattctttatctaacaaacatgacaaaggtaacttatttaatatacaattgtTAGTCTCACACAAGGCCTTCACACGTTTAAAGGAACAATCCATTTAACAATCAATGCATATAGCACAATAATCAATTGATATGTACAGAATTTCTTTGTTGAGCTTTGTACATGTTTACTGTtgtttgtcatttggtcttatcgttttttgccatggcgttgtccgTTTATTTTTGACTGGTATCTTTCGTATATTTAGTTATCTGacctttcaaatgatttttttttacaatatttaaacctatttcaatggtatatttgttgatgaataGTTGAAGATAGAACTAAGTCAAGTGACCTTTCTAGCGTATCTCGTAAGCATAATTTCTAGTAAATTGAGTATCTTGtttaatgcatataaaaataaaagaatacctTTAAGATATATGACGCGAGCCTTGGAAGCTTCTTCAAGATAACTATTCCGATAGCTACAGGAACAAGTATCGTAACCAATGAGATGACTATGATGACGTATGGCACATTAAGCGTCGATGTAATGAAACTACGGGAATAAACCCACAAGTTTAATGGCATCATGCCTATTGCAACTGTTGTGGCAACTGTTGTCATGCAAACGCTGAAATTGAAtggtaataattattttatcataatccttataaaaatatttgtaaatttagtcactaaatttgaaatatgatttatttgcaTGAACGAAACAACGGGTGCCACAGGCTAACTAGAAACTGCCTTTTCGGGTCAACTACGTTTACAAACAGGTTTTTCTTTGGGTTagttttgaagaatatttagttttctgtgtttagtaattgttatttttttcttttcatcgtTTTGTTCACATCGTGTTGTGTTTTTGATGCGACATGAATTTCTATGTCCATTGGTATCATCTTTTTTATCcgaaaaaaagaagattatcgAATTCTgtataatacttatgtattatTAATGATGTTTGCTACTCAGTTTCAATGTATCAAGCATTTTAAAAGACggttattgaaaatatgtaaatacaGGAACTAACAAAGCAGAACAAATGACGGGTCTGTAAGCTTgtttttgaataataataatcgTTTATAAAGATTGCGGGAAATGATTTTCTCTAGATTTTTCTTCCTTTTAacttttgcacattttatctttcaaaaacttaaaaattttacaaggggatttttttaaacttaatctTTAATGCCACTACATGGATAAAACCATAGGATTCCGAATATCTcgcataaaaatatatataaaaaatatatttacaactcatctaaacatcaacccaacaatgttagatctgtaaatttgctttcgcaaatttttggttcttccctcgccgggattcgaacccatgctactgtgatatcgtgacaccaaatcgcctgcactgcagccgtcccgctagaccacacgaccacctgtgCTCtctaaaaaagagctttcggtgggcatgtgttacctttccacgccagttttaatctagcggcgtactacagtacatgatatataaggcatgaataaaaaatatatttgatatgaataCATATAACTTACCTTAAACACACATCCCCAGACGAATAGAAAGTTACCAAATTTGATATACTCCCTCCAGGACAAGTTGCTAGGATAAGTACTCCAAGTGAATCATACTTATTTAATTGAAACGCATGCGCAATTCCAAATACCATCAACGGATATACTATAAACTGTAATACCATTCCGATAATGAGAGGAACTGGTTTCTTTATCTGCTACAAAAGTTTTGTTGGTTCTATGGTACAACCGAGTGACATCAATATGACGGCTAAAATAACAATCATAAGTATGTCTGATGTCTTTTTAATTAATCTTTTAGTCGGATCGCTAACGTCTGTCGACATTAGATCTTCTGTTACATTGTAGGATCCGCCATTTTGAGTCGATGTCATATTATCATACAAATTCATCCAACTTGCAGTTGTTTCCAtctatgaaaaaagaaatttaaaatcaaacagaaataATTTGGTCAAATATTTCGTGGATGGACGGAAAAATACACCTATTAACATTGAGAACAAAAAtatggaatgtgtcaaagagacaacaacccgttCAAGCCAAAATCCATCAATGGTTCTTCAAAACatcgagaaattcccacaccggGTGGTGGGCTTTCTTTCACTTCTAAACAATGTGTACTACATTGTAGTTCAGTGAAAAGGGATGTCATGACAACATCAaaaattttttaacatgaagatgaaccaaaatttataaacattacaagactaacaaaggccagagactcctAAATTTGGACACGTGCAAAATGCATCTcgtttaaaaatgttttctgaGATCTCACCCCTCCTCTTATACCGCTAGCCAATGAAGAATAAATCAACACAGAGCTATACGTACAGTAAAATCAGTTTACAAAATGTttgagtccgatgtcagaaaaggtaacacaagaaactaagcaaaatggcAATGATTCATAAATCAACAAAGTATTTGTAGCAGTAACTGACACGACAAACGACAGCTTCATACCtgaaaaaaagatgattaaaaGATAATGTCTTCATCAAAAATCAAGAACAATCACAACCGTTATGctcatttttttatgatctttatgtatttatctataaatTCGGAATTTTTGTGTTGGTTTATATAACTTGAAAATGGTtctatcttatatttgtttttgaatttcgaCAATTTAACAATTGAGGTTTGATAAATCCGATATTCTTCGAATTACTGTGTTGAATACATGAATAGTTAAAACTAAGCTAGATTGCAACCAATCAAATTCACTGATTAATAAATTCCTGATATTCCATCTTTGAGAATgtcatctggtgcaagaaaaattgataccgttaattttattactacgatgtctctgctggtggactattagtccgcaaaaatccgatttttttttttattaaaatttgctgttagaaaatattagaaattattatgttatagataatgcatattttaaggttttatgtcgtagaacacaccgaggggtgtcagtcaggattgatcaaatgaaagaccgaccggagggaggtctttctttgaacaatcctgacacccgaggtgtgttctacgacaagaaaaaccttacaGTATGCATTATcggacttatataccgtcaaaaatattaattttataaagatttgtaaaatttagtatcctattttaccgacaacactaaagtggggtattcctttctaatgcgttcaggttttaatacgccttgcggctcatttaaaatgtgaaataaaactcactagataatttaaatataaaccttttaaaaattgttattcatacacaataaaaatattactgtaactgcatgaagtaagacacaaatgtattgttaccatccgataacggtgtatgacaaatacaagacacattgtaagttatttattgtaccATTTAGCTTATGGAAAATAGGGAGGGGGtatgtttaatttctatttgttctgttatttctatcgcggaaaagtggttatttatttcacaattttacttgaatcgaatgaaagataatcaggatataattatataccctccgcaaccGACACTTCCGtgagttacgttaatgttattcaatagaatataagattatcttataagttgatcatttgatagagtaaaaggtatacataaattttaaaaagctaAGAACTGACACGAATATAAATACCTGTAGATCACAGTTTGATTTCCTgttcagtgtgtatcgttctgaacatgcatgaaatatttgccacttgacgttaagcaagcaaccaaaaatcaatcaatctattcagtttgactccatgagattttcaaaatcttgcacacgaatatgttaaatcttgatttattttatgaaagtctacattaaaattcatctgaaatatgtaataatgttttttttttattgtagcgataaatcaacaaaacttcacgttatttgtttctaaaattaaatttcttttacaCTTATTATCcattgaacttaaaaaaaacacatttccaaatcggcaacaaaaaactatgaGACGAATTAAGATGTGAAGTAAATTATAGATTGTATGTTTATCAAGGAAATAAtgcattattttatgccttggagcatatatcattgaaacatggcatcgtccgggttgattctgaaaaagaatgacctgacgttctgaaagaaaataactccatataggtatataagaattaaggaatgtatctccctcatgcaaagctctgatttcttttcACGGATCTGGCTATACGTTTTGAACCTtatggattatagctcttcatcttttatataagctttgggtttcaaatattttggcaacgcgcataactgaagagacatgtattgtcgaaatgcgcatctggtgcaagcaaattggtaccgttaatttaattatatcatTGACCATTGTAAcaagtaaaggcaacagtagtataccactgtaaGTGAACATCAAAATGCAGTGGTGTAATTACGTTCATCGCTGGACTTCTCCCATCAGATATTTAAACCAATGTTTAACGACGTGTATTGTTAGAGTCATTTGCGGGTTTGAATGCTGATGTTGTTTACTCTGATGTCACGGTCTTAGCAAGCAAAAGACCTTTTCAAATCTTTGGGAAATTCGTAAGTTACCTACAAGTCAAACTTTCTCTACCTATCTTACATTAactgtcattttaatgttataatttacATTGCCTTTAAAGCGGGAgatttggcatgccacaaaagcAGGTTCAATCCAACCTTTTTATCTTAAAACGCCCTGTGACAAGTGAGGgaaatggtcattgttatattatagttcgtgtctgtgtgtgttacattttaatgttgtgtttttgttgtgtcgTAGAtccttatatttgatgcgtttgcctcagttttagtttgtaacacggattttttttctctctatcgattgatgaatttcgaacagcggtatactactgttgcctttatttacagttaAAGTCAACATATTCATCCTTCATCTCAACCCATTTATACAttcctgaaatatttgccactggaattAGTCAGACAGCTCACTAGCTCAATCTAGTAATGTTAGTTTTGGCGTAATGATACACACAAATCGAGTGTGAATGGCATTTATTTTGGGGAACTGACTCGTAAACTAAAtcttaacattaaaaataattttgaataagaaaatcTTAAGATATTCTAAAATCTCACAAAATCTTAAAGTGATGGTCAAATCTAATTTTtcaatggaaaatatttttaaaatcttgcATCATAAAACAGTTTCATTTACAAGACTTACTTTACGTTAAGAATGTTTATCCACCAATGTTTGAAAGGTAAAATGTACACAATGGTGTAAGACATTAAAAATCAATTACTGCTGAATTTCTTCTGTTATGACGAGGACATACATTTCAtcttaacacatttattatacCATATTGTAAGACGTCGCACTTGTTGCACCCTTTGCATCACGAGACGTGTCATATTATCATTTAATT
Encoded here:
- the LOC134689579 gene encoding ileal sodium/bile acid cotransporter-like encodes the protein MVLQFIVYPLMVFGIAHAFQLNKYDSLGVLILATCPGGSISNLVTFYSSGDVCLSVCMTTVATTVAIGMMPLNLWVYSRSFITSTLNVPYVIIVISLVTILVPVAIGIVILKKLPRLASYILKAGGVLGILFIVIVIAINLYLYPGLFRSDWKMILLAIILPWFGMSVGYAGSRIACFSPKQCRTIGIEVSSQNVALSTTLIYLSFETDDATKIVVFSLIFGIFSIISLLIFTIIYRIYINCKTRKNKSLHGSGPKEMKENIYNISITIASQD